Proteins encoded together in one Nostoc sp. PCC 7524 window:
- a CDS encoding NUDIX hydrolase: MPIGRELPQLLKQRLFYKGRKFDFEVNRLRLPNKAEGEWECIRHPGGALAVPVTAEGKLILVRQYRFAIQGRILEFPAGTVEINEDPLETVKREIQEETGYNAQKWDKLGEFFLAPGYSDEILYAFLARDLEKLDTPPAPEEDEDIEIIFFTPEELEKAILEGEPVDAKTISSFFLARPFLV; the protein is encoded by the coding sequence AGAATTACCACAGCTATTAAAGCAACGCTTATTTTATAAAGGACGCAAGTTTGATTTTGAAGTAAATCGTTTGCGTTTACCCAACAAAGCCGAAGGGGAATGGGAATGTATTCGTCACCCTGGCGGTGCTTTAGCTGTGCCTGTGACTGCGGAAGGTAAACTGATACTTGTACGTCAATATCGGTTTGCAATTCAAGGCAGGATATTAGAGTTTCCCGCCGGGACGGTAGAAATTAATGAAGATCCCCTAGAGACAGTCAAACGCGAAATTCAAGAAGAGACTGGCTATAACGCGCAAAAGTGGGATAAACTAGGCGAATTTTTCCTAGCACCTGGCTATTCTGATGAGATTCTCTACGCTTTTTTGGCACGGGATTTAGAAAAGCTGGATACTCCACCAGCGCCAGAAGAAGACGAAGATATTGAGATTATCTTTTTCACTCCCGAAGAATTGGAGAAAGCCATCCTGGAAGGAGAACCGGTAGATGCTAAGACAATTTCCAGCTTTTTCTTAGCCCGTCCGTTTTTAGTTTAG
- a CDS encoding tRNA-(ms[2]io[6]A)-hydroxylase encodes MLTSVLPTINALKQPTCDAWVEQAIANLDIILLDHSHCERKAAGVALNFMFRYPSNSKMVRELTAIAREELEHFELVNQWLERRDIALAPLSPPPYGAGLKAAVRPQEPERFLDSLLVTGLIEARSHERLGLLATHCPEPELANFYKSLMASEARHYGTYWVLADTYFDREIVNQRLDELSIIESELLTNLHPEPRIHS; translated from the coding sequence GTGCTTACCTCTGTGTTACCAACTATCAATGCACTCAAGCAACCAACCTGTGATGCTTGGGTAGAGCAAGCTATTGCTAATTTAGACATTATTTTGCTGGATCATTCCCACTGTGAACGGAAAGCGGCTGGTGTGGCGTTAAACTTTATGTTTCGCTATCCTTCTAATAGTAAAATGGTTAGGGAATTAACAGCGATCGCCCGTGAAGAACTAGAACACTTTGAATTGGTGAATCAGTGGTTAGAAAGGCGGGATATAGCTCTAGCACCCCTATCACCACCTCCCTACGGTGCGGGTTTAAAAGCTGCTGTGCGTCCTCAAGAACCAGAACGCTTTTTAGATTCTTTATTAGTCACAGGTTTAATTGAAGCGCGTAGTCACGAACGCTTAGGATTATTAGCTACACACTGTCCTGAGCCAGAATTAGCCAATTTTTACAAGAGTTTGATGGCATCTGAAGCACGACATTACGGTACTTATTGGGTTTTAGCTGATACTTACTTTGACCGTGAAATTGTTAATCAACGGCTGGATGAATTATCAATAATTGAAAGCGAGTTGCTCACAAATTTACATCCAGAGCCTAGAATTCATAGTTAG
- the mtnA gene encoding S-methyl-5-thioribose-1-phosphate isomerase — MIYPVVWQNNSVTLIDQTRLPNEYAVVEIHRSEDMARAIKTMIVRGAPAIGVAAAYGMYLGAREIQTSDRQKFLAHLEQVTELLGSTRPTAVNLFWAINRMLHTAQNTPGTVEDIQQVLFKTAQAINAEDLHTCQAMGDYGLSVLPKTPEKLTLLTHCNAGALATAGYGTALGVVRSAWREGRLERLFADETRPRLQGAKLTAWECVQEGIPVTVITDNMAAHCMQQGLIHAVVVGADRIAANGDTANKIGTYSLAIVAKAHNIPFFVAAPLSTIDFALSNGSQIPIEERNPEEVYQVGDTILTPSGVEFYNPAFDVTPAELISAIITEKGAFPPGELEVLSGK, encoded by the coding sequence ATGATTTACCCTGTTGTTTGGCAGAATAACTCAGTCACTTTAATTGATCAAACCCGTTTGCCTAATGAGTATGCCGTTGTAGAAATTCATCGTAGTGAAGACATGGCGCGGGCGATTAAAACTATGATTGTCCGGGGTGCGCCAGCTATTGGTGTGGCTGCGGCTTATGGGATGTATTTGGGGGCGAGGGAAATTCAGACAAGCGATCGCCAAAAGTTTTTAGCACATTTAGAACAAGTCACTGAGTTATTAGGTTCTACTCGTCCTACAGCCGTCAATTTATTTTGGGCAATTAATCGAATGCTACACACTGCCCAAAATACCCCAGGAACAGTAGAAGACATTCAACAAGTATTATTTAAAACAGCCCAAGCCATCAATGCTGAAGACTTGCACACTTGTCAGGCGATGGGGGATTATGGTTTGTCAGTCTTGCCCAAAACACCAGAAAAACTCACACTGCTGACTCACTGTAATGCTGGGGCTTTAGCTACAGCAGGTTACGGCACAGCTTTAGGGGTTGTACGTTCCGCTTGGCGCGAGGGACGCTTAGAGAGATTGTTTGCTGATGAAACCCGTCCCCGCCTACAAGGCGCAAAACTCACCGCTTGGGAATGTGTGCAAGAAGGCATTCCAGTTACGGTAATTACTGATAATATGGCAGCCCACTGTATGCAGCAGGGTTTAATTCATGCGGTTGTGGTAGGTGCAGATCGCATTGCTGCTAACGGTGACACCGCTAATAAAATTGGCACCTATAGTTTAGCTATTGTTGCTAAAGCCCATAATATTCCTTTCTTTGTCGCTGCACCTCTTTCTACCATTGATTTTGCATTATCTAATGGTAGTCAAATCCCCATTGAAGAACGTAACCCAGAAGAAGTCTACCAAGTTGGTGATACTATCCTGACACCATCGGGAGTGGAATTCTACAATCCTGCCTTTGATGTGACTCCAGCCGAGTTAATTTCAGCGATAATTACAGAAAAAGGTGCATTTCCTCCTGGGGAGTTGGAAGTGCTGAGTGGTAAATAA
- a CDS encoding AAA family ATPase: protein MIISHISLKNWRNFRAVEVDLKDRVFLVGPNASGKSNFLDAFRFLRDLAKDGGGLQKAVRDRGSLSKLRCLYARRYPDVEIEVQLSENELQAPIWKYSIGIKQRKGGQNEPILSYERVWKDGKQLINRPDSEDEKDSLRLTQTYLEQINANAEFREIPKFLESILYLHLVPQLLRYPEAFSGPGIQGDPFGRNFLERVMKTSERTRRSRLKKIEDALRIAVPQLKQLTDVKDEMGIPHLEAVYEHWRPGAGKQREDQFSDGTLRLIGLLWSLLESDSLLLLEEPELSLNAGIVAKLPSLIYRLQKPKKRQVILSTHSAELLSDAGIGGEEVLLLTPTAEGTKVEVAASIQEIRCLLDGGLTVADAALPHTTPAQIDQLSLLK from the coding sequence ATGATTATTTCTCATATAAGTTTGAAGAACTGGAGAAACTTTCGAGCAGTCGAGGTAGATCTAAAAGATCGCGTTTTCCTTGTTGGCCCAAATGCCTCTGGTAAATCCAATTTTCTTGATGCTTTCAGGTTTTTGCGAGATCTTGCCAAGGATGGAGGTGGATTACAGAAGGCAGTAAGAGACCGTGGAAGTTTATCGAAGCTCAGATGTTTATATGCGAGACGATATCCTGACGTTGAGATAGAAGTGCAGTTATCAGAAAACGAACTACAAGCACCTATTTGGAAATATAGTATTGGAATTAAACAAAGGAAAGGAGGGCAGAATGAACCTATCCTTTCTTATGAGAGGGTTTGGAAAGATGGTAAACAGTTAATCAATCGTCCAGATTCTGAAGATGAAAAGGATAGCTTACGTTTAACCCAGACTTATTTGGAGCAGATTAATGCGAATGCAGAGTTTAGAGAAATTCCCAAGTTTCTTGAATCAATCTTATACCTTCATTTAGTTCCTCAACTATTACGATATCCTGAAGCATTTAGTGGACCTGGAATTCAAGGAGACCCTTTCGGCAGAAATTTTTTAGAGCGAGTTATGAAGACCTCAGAAAGAACTCGCAGATCTCGCCTAAAAAAAATTGAAGATGCCCTAAGAATTGCAGTTCCGCAGTTAAAGCAGTTGACTGATGTGAAAGATGAAATGGGCATTCCTCATTTAGAAGCCGTCTATGAACATTGGAGACCTGGAGCAGGTAAACAGCGAGAGGATCAGTTTTCAGATGGAACATTACGTCTAATTGGTTTACTTTGGTCTCTTCTGGAAAGTGACTCTCTTCTTCTTCTTGAAGAACCAGAATTGTCCTTAAACGCTGGAATTGTTGCTAAGTTACCTTCTTTAATTTATCGTTTACAGAAGCCGAAAAAGCGGCAAGTCATACTTAGCACCCACAGTGCTGAATTACTATCAGACGCAGGTATTGGAGGTGAAGAAGTTTTACTGCTGACACCAACGGCTGAAGGTACAAAGGTTGAAGTAGCTGCCTCAATTCAAGAGATTAGGTGCTTGCTTGATGGAGGGCTGACTGTTGCTGATGCAGCTTTACCTCACACAACTCCTGCACAGATTGACCAATTGAGTTTACTTAAATGA
- a CDS encoding PPC domain-containing protein has protein sequence MIGRNIHQLFCIIIPVPATLLAIVISTTAGFAQNNKLYSPVMLTDFKEISDTLSEKDIPTGQGGFARDYAVKLNKGDNLAIDLSSESFDSIITLLAPDGSTLAENDDGPDGTSNSLLFTRINETGTFIIRVRSFGETGVGPFKLKVTKLQPMK, from the coding sequence ATGATCGGTAGAAATATTCATCAACTTTTTTGCATAATTATCCCGGTTCCAGCTACATTATTAGCAATTGTTATTAGTACAACAGCAGGTTTTGCTCAAAATAATAAACTGTACAGCCCTGTGATGTTGACTGATTTTAAAGAAATTAGTGATACCCTTTCAGAAAAAGATATTCCCACAGGACAGGGTGGATTTGCTCGTGATTATGCAGTCAAGTTAAATAAGGGTGATAATCTAGCAATTGATTTAAGTTCTGAGAGCTTTGATAGTATCATTACCCTGTTAGCACCCGATGGTTCGACATTAGCAGAAAATGATGATGGCCCCGATGGTACAAGTAATTCTTTACTATTTACCCGCATAAATGAAACAGGGACTTTTATTATTCGAGTGCGATCTTTTGGGGAAACTGGGGTTGGGCCTTTTAAACTCAAAGTGACAAAATTGCAACCAATGAAATAA
- a CDS encoding VOC family protein — protein sequence MLLQLTHIRLLVSNYRDCFLFYRDALGFTIDWGDENSGYAELHTGDYIKLALFRKELMAEAVPSAYQPSAIECQNKMALVFAVDNVDELYYYLKDHNAIIVTQPMDRPEWGLRTAHVRDPDGNLIEIFSNMSNVN from the coding sequence ATGTTGCTACAGTTAACACATATCAGGTTGCTCGTCTCCAATTACAGAGACTGTTTTCTGTTCTACCGTGATGCGCTGGGATTTACTATAGATTGGGGTGATGAAAATAGCGGATATGCCGAATTACATACCGGAGATTACATCAAACTAGCTTTATTCCGAAAAGAGTTAATGGCGGAAGCAGTTCCTAGTGCTTATCAACCTTCAGCGATTGAGTGTCAAAACAAAATGGCTTTGGTGTTTGCAGTGGATAATGTAGATGAGTTGTATTATTATCTCAAAGACCATAATGCCATCATTGTAACTCAACCAATGGATCGTCCAGAATGGGGACTCCGCACGGCTCATGTTCGTGATCCGGATGGGAACTTGATTGAAATCTTCAGCAATATGAGTAATGTTAATTAG
- the bchE gene encoding magnesium-protoporphyrin IX monomethyl ester anaerobic oxidative cyclase, producing the protein MRIMMIQPNYHSGGAEIAGNWPPSWVPYVGGALKTAGFSDICFIDAMTDDITDDVLAKMIAKHQPDVVLATAITPMIYKSESTLKIVKEVCPQAKTIMGGVHPTYMYSEVLHEAPWVDYIIRGEGEEITVNLLKAIANGTVDSNRRNILGIAFLEDGQVIATPAHPPIADLDTLTPDWSLLDWSKYIYTPLNVRVAVPNYARGCPFTCRFCSQWKFWRKYRSSTPKQFVDQIEILVKKHKVGFFILADEEPTINKPKFIALCNELIERNLGVHWGINTRVTDILRDEQELPLYRQAGLVHVSLGTEAAAQLKLNLFRKETTIEQNKRAIQLLKQNGMVAEAQFIMGLENETPETIEETYQMALDWKADMANWNMFTPWPFSELFEDLGDRVEVRDYSQYNFVTPIMKPDAMEREDVLKGVLRNYARFYLRKTVEYWFVKDPFKRKYLLGCLKAFVKTTLNKRFYNLKRVKYNGLHTEIELGFDESKILTREQITQRKQEHPELVADVNFTGNISACGAPNELPEFVEQEQV; encoded by the coding sequence ATGCGAATTATGATGATTCAGCCCAATTATCATTCTGGTGGCGCAGAAATTGCGGGAAATTGGCCACCAAGTTGGGTTCCCTATGTGGGTGGGGCTTTGAAGACAGCTGGCTTTAGCGATATTTGCTTTATTGATGCCATGACCGATGATATTACTGATGATGTTTTAGCGAAGATGATCGCCAAACATCAGCCAGATGTCGTATTGGCAACGGCAATCACGCCGATGATTTACAAATCGGAAAGCACCCTGAAGATTGTGAAAGAAGTTTGCCCCCAAGCAAAGACAATTATGGGCGGGGTTCACCCTACTTATATGTATAGTGAAGTTCTCCATGAAGCCCCTTGGGTAGATTACATTATTCGGGGAGAGGGGGAAGAGATTACAGTTAATTTACTGAAGGCGATCGCTAATGGTACTGTAGACAGTAATCGCCGCAATATTTTAGGTATAGCCTTCCTAGAAGATGGGCAAGTCATCGCTACACCAGCCCATCCCCCGATTGCTGATTTGGATACCCTTACCCCAGATTGGAGCCTGTTAGATTGGAGTAAATATATTTATACTCCTCTCAACGTGCGGGTAGCTGTTCCTAACTATGCTAGAGGATGTCCTTTCACCTGCCGTTTTTGTTCCCAGTGGAAATTCTGGCGTAAATACCGTTCCAGCACTCCCAAACAATTCGTTGATCAAATTGAAATCTTGGTGAAAAAACACAAAGTTGGTTTTTTTATTCTTGCTGATGAAGAACCAACCATTAACAAACCCAAATTTATCGCCTTGTGTAATGAGTTAATAGAACGCAATTTGGGTGTTCACTGGGGAATCAATACCAGGGTGACAGATATATTACGAGATGAGCAAGAATTACCACTTTACCGTCAAGCCGGACTGGTTCATGTTTCCTTGGGTACAGAAGCAGCCGCACAGCTAAAGTTGAATTTGTTCCGTAAAGAAACGACTATCGAACAAAACAAGCGGGCGATTCAACTGTTAAAGCAAAATGGGATGGTAGCCGAGGCTCAATTTATCATGGGTTTGGAGAACGAAACCCCAGAAACGATTGAGGAAACCTATCAGATGGCTTTGGATTGGAAAGCAGACATGGCAAACTGGAATATGTTTACCCCTTGGCCATTTTCCGAGTTATTTGAGGATTTAGGCGATCGCGTAGAAGTTCGAGATTATTCTCAATATAACTTTGTCACCCCAATCATGAAACCAGATGCAATGGAACGGGAGGATGTTCTTAAGGGAGTGCTGCGAAATTACGCCCGTTTTTACCTCCGCAAAACCGTTGAATATTGGTTTGTCAAAGATCCCTTTAAGCGCAAATATCTTTTAGGTTGTTTGAAAGCTTTTGTGAAAACTACCCTTAATAAACGTTTCTACAACTTGAAACGAGTAAAATACAACGGTTTACATACCGAAATTGAGCTAGGTTTTGATGAGTCGAAGATTCTCACCCGTGAACAAATCACCCAGCGCAAGCAAGAACATCCAGAACTGGTGGCAGATGTAAATTTTACAGGCAATATTTCTGCCTGTGGCGCACCCAATGAACTGCCGGAATTTGTTGAGCAAGAACAAGTTTAA
- a CDS encoding ComF family protein, translating into MFQGFLDLFLQSNCPLCQRSTSGVFCENCTRQLHKCHHTQPNILWKPPTPVFSWGVYGGSIKRAIAVMKYDNQPQIARPLGQWLGEAWLLHSCHQKQQIVVVPIPLHASKQKQRGYNQAALIAQSFCQTTGLKLKVNGLARVRKTQAQFGLSASDRENNLAEAFALGADFCDRRPQTPVLLVDDIYTTGATFKSAVQILRQSGIVVLGLAAIATPVNNRDIKN; encoded by the coding sequence ATGTTCCAGGGTTTTCTTGATTTATTTCTGCAATCCAACTGTCCTCTGTGTCAACGTTCTACATCGGGTGTATTTTGTGAAAATTGCACCAGACAGTTACACAAATGCCATCACACACAGCCCAATATCTTATGGAAACCACCCACACCTGTATTTAGCTGGGGTGTGTATGGTGGGAGCATCAAACGTGCGATCGCGGTAATGAAATACGACAATCAACCCCAAATCGCTCGTCCTTTGGGACAATGGCTAGGAGAAGCTTGGTTATTACATTCTTGTCATCAAAAGCAACAAATTGTAGTAGTACCGATACCACTCCACGCCAGTAAGCAAAAACAACGAGGTTACAATCAAGCCGCATTAATTGCCCAAAGCTTTTGTCAGACAACTGGACTAAAATTAAAGGTAAATGGTTTGGCAAGAGTACGCAAGACTCAGGCGCAGTTTGGTTTATCTGCGTCGGATCGAGAAAATAACTTGGCTGAAGCTTTCGCTCTGGGTGCAGATTTTTGCGATCGCCGCCCTCAAACTCCAGTATTGTTAGTGGATGACATCTACACTACTGGCGCTACTTTTAAGTCTGCTGTGCAGATACTTCGTCAATCTGGAATTGTCGTCTTAGGGTTAGCTGCGATCGCCACTCCTGTCAATAACAGAGACATCAAAAATTAA
- a CDS encoding GNAT family N-acetyltransferase, with the protein MHSYYKDFLIRNWQKNDRTRAAAVISYVLSEYGLGWEPKGADRDVLEVEECYLATGGEFWVIEHQSQIVGTGAYYPTHRGEKAVEIRKMYLLPSVRGLGLGKYLLQQLEEAIAFRGFQQIWIETVSVLVEAVKLYENNGYQPATGLETARCDRVYVKYL; encoded by the coding sequence ATGCACAGCTACTACAAAGACTTCTTAATTCGTAACTGGCAAAAAAACGATCGCACTAGAGCCGCCGCCGTCATCAGTTACGTATTATCAGAATACGGGCTGGGTTGGGAACCCAAAGGTGCTGATCGTGATGTGCTGGAAGTAGAAGAATGTTACTTAGCCACAGGGGGCGAGTTTTGGGTAATTGAACACCAAAGTCAAATAGTTGGTACTGGGGCATACTACCCTACCCATCGGGGAGAAAAAGCAGTTGAAATCAGGAAAATGTACCTTTTACCCAGTGTTAGGGGTTTAGGTTTGGGGAAATATTTGTTACAACAGCTAGAAGAAGCGATCGCATTTCGTGGTTTTCAGCAAATTTGGATTGAAACTGTCAGTGTCTTGGTAGAAGCAGTCAAATTATATGAAAACAACGGCTATCAGCCAGCTACAGGCTTAGAAACTGCACGTTGCGATCGCGTGTATGTGAAATATCTATAA
- a CDS encoding cation:proton antiporter domain-containing protein, translated as MKPDAIATLWQGMTHASIASVLSTPIKDPVPVFLMILAIMLIAPLLFEKIRLPGIVGLILAGVIVGPYGLGLLARDTTIVLLGTVGLLFLMFMAGLETSLDDLKYNADKAVIFGLATFVVPMALGTAAMMGIGYGLLPAILVASCFASHTLLALPIVSKLGIMRSQVLTTTLGGTLITNILALLVLAVVVRAHQGNLTLSFWLFLIPSLIIYTFLTLWGVPRIGQWFFRRFGHDESAEFTFVLATLFVVSYSAELVQVEPIIGAFLAGVAITQLIPQLSPLMNRIQFIGNTLFVPFFLISVGMLVNPMILIQEPRSLVVSGVMVIVAIVAKYIPAWGAGKLFGLDFNNIMVMFGLSVAQAASTLAAITVAYNIELVDQLTVNGTIAMILVTCVASPWVTNQWGQKMKPEAASSQKLQEGSLGDRVLVPVANPSTEDNLLKLAIILAKSADGTLLPLHILLEENTPISPEAKAKQNQLLSTAEMIAHAAVANVTPIARIDESIDKGIARVAEEKHASAIICGWKGYSTYQENLFGGVIDKIVQRSAVPVLVTRFPLPMEHTRRVFLAFTTQQTRISSFNQSIQLAKSLATELKASLQLLQVVSVRGTTGELTDLELPPDIAIQQVRGNFVRQVSRLLKSNDLLLLNGAVEHQGQLFSLFGNAPEAIARNHPEIAMIIAYFPQ; from the coding sequence ATGAAACCAGATGCGATCGCAACTCTCTGGCAGGGTATGACTCACGCTTCGATAGCTTCTGTGTTATCGACACCGATTAAAGATCCTGTACCCGTTTTTCTCATGATTTTGGCAATTATGTTAATTGCTCCCCTATTATTTGAGAAAATCCGCTTACCTGGGATTGTCGGCTTAATTTTAGCTGGGGTAATAGTTGGCCCCTATGGCTTAGGACTTTTGGCACGGGATACCACAATTGTGCTGTTAGGAACGGTGGGGTTGCTATTTCTCATGTTCATGGCAGGACTAGAAACTAGCTTAGATGACTTGAAATACAATGCTGATAAAGCTGTGATATTTGGGCTAGCTACCTTTGTTGTCCCAATGGCATTAGGCACAGCTGCCATGATGGGGATTGGCTATGGTTTATTACCTGCAATTTTAGTGGCTTCTTGTTTCGCTTCCCATACCCTGCTGGCACTACCCATCGTTAGCAAATTGGGAATCATGCGTTCTCAAGTTTTGACGACGACTTTAGGCGGTACGTTAATTACCAACATTTTGGCACTGTTGGTATTAGCAGTAGTAGTCAGGGCGCATCAAGGTAATTTAACTTTGAGTTTTTGGTTATTCTTGATTCCATCGTTAATTATTTACACTTTCCTGACTTTATGGGGTGTACCGCGTATTGGACAATGGTTCTTTCGGCGATTTGGACATGACGAAAGTGCAGAGTTTACTTTTGTTTTAGCTACTCTATTTGTAGTTTCTTACAGTGCGGAATTAGTGCAAGTTGAGCCGATTATTGGTGCTTTTTTGGCGGGAGTGGCTATTACTCAACTTATTCCCCAACTTAGCCCGTTAATGAATCGGATTCAATTTATTGGCAATACCTTGTTTGTTCCTTTTTTCCTGATTTCCGTGGGGATGTTAGTTAATCCCATGATTTTAATTCAAGAACCGCGATCGCTAGTAGTATCGGGTGTCATGGTGATTGTGGCTATTGTTGCTAAGTACATTCCTGCGTGGGGTGCAGGTAAATTATTCGGCTTGGACTTTAACAATATTATGGTGATGTTTGGGTTATCTGTAGCTCAAGCCGCCTCAACTTTGGCAGCAATCACCGTTGCTTACAATATTGAGTTGGTTGACCAATTAACAGTGAATGGTACAATCGCCATGATTTTAGTTACCTGTGTGGCTTCGCCTTGGGTAACAAATCAATGGGGACAAAAGATGAAACCAGAAGCCGCTAGTAGCCAAAAACTTCAGGAGGGCAGTTTAGGCGATCGCGTTTTAGTCCCTGTGGCTAACCCCAGCACGGAAGATAATCTCCTGAAACTAGCCATTATTCTGGCAAAATCAGCAGATGGAACTCTGCTACCCCTCCACATTCTCTTAGAAGAAAATACACCCATTTCCCCAGAGGCGAAAGCGAAACAAAACCAACTACTCTCAACGGCGGAAATGATCGCCCATGCAGCCGTTGCTAATGTCACACCTATTGCCAGAATTGACGAGTCAATTGATAAAGGTATTGCCCGCGTAGCTGAAGAAAAGCACGCCAGTGCGATTATCTGTGGTTGGAAAGGCTACTCGACTTATCAAGAAAACCTATTTGGCGGTGTAATTGATAAGATTGTGCAGCGTAGTGCAGTACCCGTTTTAGTGACGCGATTTCCCTTACCAATGGAACATACAAGGCGGGTATTTCTAGCTTTTACTACCCAACAGACTCGCATCAGTTCTTTTAACCAAAGCATTCAATTAGCCAAAAGCTTGGCGACAGAACTCAAAGCATCCCTGCAATTATTACAAGTTGTTTCGGTACGTGGCACAACTGGCGAGTTAACTGATTTAGAGTTACCACCAGATATAGCCATTCAACAGGTAAGAGGTAACTTTGTCCGTCAAGTGTCGCGGTTACTCAAAAGCAACGATTTACTGTTGTTGAATGGTGCAGTAGAACATCAAGGGCAGCTATTTTCATTATTTGGGAACGCACCAGAAGCGATCGCCCGTAACCACCCGGAAATTGCTATGATTATTGCCTACTTTCCTCAATAA